In a genomic window of Gossypium arboreum isolate Shixiya-1 chromosome 7, ASM2569848v2, whole genome shotgun sequence:
- the LOC108481294 gene encoding uncharacterized protein LOC108481294: MNTPNIHILACYFPWQLKWKKTRQPKSCLVCFGCLAVSFIKKMSEFSLACKKKNDEDHELSSLLVSNFILFCSSIFSHPLYFSYFIFFSPYFVKLLSFLSPLFFTTTLLVLTLFTLDQSDASICHLESKLLTSLLTTYQTLVETLRCEVEDESDGFGCLEPLEAYKIVFETSNPLQVCLDMESKEAPIDKGLDSKPAPETNQVKAVVKIFEDFLQEKERVENCCWKKRDRQVESKAMWHKAAVSGGDNSQRVKADNTGGYYYDYNSEAKEWKKTLAWKLLEERRSDKVEGDEGMDLLWETYEIESKLKSNSKKGKKGGNEGYDMDRYEYEYRYGYEEESVPQLCCLHALKFSAGKMNLGMARSNIVKISKALKGFGWLHHFGNKHGKKGTI, translated from the coding sequence atgaacACTCCCAACATTCATATACTAGCATGTTATTTTCCATGGCAGCTTAAGTGGAAGAAAACAAGACAACCCAAATCTTGTCTTGTTTGTTTCGGCTGTTTAGCTGTTTCTTTCATCAAAAAGATGTCTGAATTTTCATTGGCTTGCAAGAAGAAAAATGATGAAGATCATGAATTGTCAAGTCTTTTGGTGTCCAATTTTATCCTCTTTTGCTCTTCCATTTTCTCTCACCCTCTCTATTTCTCTTATTTCATCTTCTTCTCTCCTTATTTCGTCAAGCTTCTCTCTTTTCTTTCGCCTCTCTTCTTTACCACTACCCTTTTGGTTCTTACCTTGTTCACCCTTGACCAATCAGATGCCTCCATTTGCCACCTCGAATCCAAGCTACTAACTTCCCTACTTACTACATACCAAACACTAGTTGAAACATTAAGGTGTGAAGTTGAGGATGAAAGTGATGGGTTTGGGTGCTTGGAACCGCTCGAAGCTTATAAGATAGTGTTTGAAACGTCAAACCCTCTTCAAGTTTGTCTGGATATGGAGTCCAAAGAAGCTCCCATTGACAAGGGTTTAGATTCAAAACCAGCGCCCGAAACTAATCAGGTAAAGGCTGTAGTGAAGATCTTTGAAGATTTCTTGCAAGAGAAGGAAAGGGTTGAAAATTGTTGTTGGAAAAAGAGAGATAGACAAGTGGAGTCCAAGGCCATGTGGCATAAAGCAGCAGTGAGTGGTGGTGATAATTCCCAAAGAGTGAAAGCTGACAATACTGGTGGGTATTATTATGATTACAATTCAGAAGCGAAGGAGTGGAAGAAGACATTGGCATGGAAGCTATTAGAGGAGAGACGGTCAGACAAAGTGGAGGGAGATGAAGGGATGGATTTGCTTTGGGAAACATATGAAATCGAGTCCAAACTCAAAAGCAACTCAAAGAAAGGGAAGAAAGGTGGGAATGAGGGCTATGATATGGATAGGTATGAGTATGAGTATCGGTATGGGTATGAGGAAGAGTCTGTACCTCAGTTATGCTGCTTACATGCTCTTAAGTTCTCTGCTGGGAAGATGAATTTGGGGATGGCCAGGTCTAATATTGTTAAGATCTCTAAGGCTCTCAAAGGCTTTGGATGGTTGCACCATTTTGGCAACAAGCATGGGAAGAAAGGTACCATCTGA
- the LOC108467459 gene encoding wound-induced basic protein, which produces MIYDVNSPLFRSFLSQKGGSSDKRKMEEQKPKEQRPKANENKPVMTE; this is translated from the exons ATGATTTACGACGTCAATTCTCCTCTCTTCCGCTCTTTCCTCAGCCAGAAGGGAGGCTCCTCCGACAAGAG AAAAATGGAGGAGCAGAAGCCTAAGGAACAGAGACCCAAAGCAAATGAGAATAAGCCTGTCATGACAGAGTAA